Genomic DNA from Setaria italica strain Yugu1 chromosome V, Setaria_italica_v2.0, whole genome shotgun sequence:
AAGAGTAATTAAACTAAAAAAATGGTGCCGCCGAAGAGACAAGTAAAACCAGTTACTAACCctttttatattaaaaattaAACCCTATATGCGTTGAATTTTATTCTGTCAGACATCCGAGCTGGTGACAGCCATGTACCTCACTTCCCTACTCTATTTCGGCTCCTTTCTTGACATGACCGTTACCATTTTTTCCAACGgtatttcgaaaaaaaaaacgcGCCAAAAGATTTCATCTTACCCGCGTCATAAGCGTATATAGCTAACTTTAGCTTCCCCCTCGCCCCGAAGGAAACGGGCCCTTCCGCTCTTCACTCCCCTCCCCTCGCgctctcctctttctcctcctctcctgatTCACGAGGCCCAAGCCTACCGCCAAAGGTCTCGATCTCCAGCGGGGCTCTCCGGCGCACTTTCTCGTGCCTCGGGGACCCCGATCCGCCGCCGAGATCCCGTTCCCGGATGCACTGATCAGATCGTTCCTGAAGACTTGGTTCGCTCGGATATGGCGGCGAACGGCATGAAGGTGGCGCTGCACCGGCAGGTATCCGGCGGCTCGATGAAGCACAACGCGGAGCTCCGGCGGCAGGCGTCGCTGGAGTCCCCGCGGACGGGGCGGGCGACGAGCCGGTTCCTGTTCGGGCGGCAGTCGTCCATGGACCCgaaccggcggcgcggccggagcCAGAGCCCCGTGGGGTCGTCGGCGGAGGACCTGACCGTGCCGGAGAACCTGGACGCCACCATGCAGCTGCTCTTCTTCGCGTGCCAGGGCGACGCGATGGGGGTCGAGGGCCTGCTGCGGAGCGGCGTCGACGTCAACAGCATCAACCTCGACGGCCGCACCGCGCTGCACATCGCCGCCTGCGAGGGACACCGCGACGTCGTCCGGGTGCTGCTCAACTGGAAGGCCAACATCGACGCGCGTGACCGCTGGGGCAGCACGGTGAGCTGCGCCGGCTAACCGGCGGCGATCTCCGCGGTTCTCCGACCAAACTTTCCTTTCCATCGATTTGGCAGCAGACGATGAATTGATGATCTCCTTTGCTTCTCCGATCATAGGCAGTAGCTGATGCCAAGTTCTATGGCCACTCTAGGGTCTACGATCTCTTGAAAGCTCATGGTGCAAAAATTCCGGTATCTTTCTTGCCACATCATCTGATACTTCTAGTATTTGTTCGGTAACTTGCAAACGTGGCATCAGCGAATTCGCTGTTCACCTGCTGCTCTGCAATCGTTTCTGCAGAAAAACAAGAGGACGCCGATGATGGTATCGACCCCCGGCGAGGTACCGGAGTACGAGTTGAACCCCGGCGAGGTCCAATTCCGGCGCGGCCACGATGTTACACCGGTGAAATTTTCTTTCTAATATAGTACAATTTTGTTCCTCAAATATTTGTTCAAGGACGGAATGTGACGCTAGGGAGATAAGGGGAATTGACTAATGACACATCGAACTGCAGGGCATGTATCATATTGCGAAATGGAATGGGACCAAGGTTTCCGTAAAGATACTTGACAGAGAAGGCTGCTCCGATCAAGATGCCGCGTAAGATGCAAATGCCTGTGCTCAATTACCAAAGAGTTTTTCCTTTACAATAATCGCCTCTTCTTTTTGTTGCAGAAACTCTTTCAGGCATGAGCTGACTGTACTGGAGAAGGTCCGGCACCCTAATGTTGTTCAGTTCGTCGGGGCCGTGACACAGCACATACCTATGATGATTGTTTCTGAACTTCATGAAGAGGTAATGGCACATacttttttcctgaaaaaaatttACAATCTTAACATCGTCAGTAATTCTTAACATGCTACTATGCCTATTGCACATCAGTGTTATCTTCGGATGCATTAACGTCTTCCTTTTTTTACCCCTAAAAATTCAGAAAGACTTAACCGCCTGTATTCAGAAGAAAGGGAAGTTACATGGTCAGAAGGTGCTAAGATATGGCCTTGATATTGCCAGGTAATTGTAGGTTCTGATTCCAACAAGAGTTGACGAGTACCAATATACACCGTATGGTCCCTAATAGAAGTAGCCCTTTACACTGTCAGGAAAAGATAACAGTCCATGTCAAATTGCACATTGGTACTAATTAACAATGTTTCTTCTCGCTGCCTTGACTGTGTAGGGGCATGGCCTATCTCCATCAGTGCAAACCGGACCCCATCATACACTGCGACCTAAAGCCAAAGTAAGATGAGGAAATGAAGCAACTAGGCCTCCTTTTCTCTTGTTGCATTCTTGGGCTACAAATTTCATTCAAATTCTGTCTTTCATGGTTGTCCCGTACTTTACTATTTGAATCTTGGTAAGGTGCCAGAAATATCTTCCTGGATAGTGGAGGCAACCTCAAAATTGCAGGATTCGGAGTGACAAGGATGTCGAAGATCGGCTCTGACAAAATGAGATTGGTCCATCAAGAGGATCTTGTTGACAGCTTCAGTAAGCATGAGATTATGGCATTTTCTGATCCATTATGTATTTCCCCCAGAATATGCTCTAAATGATAGCCTTCCTATCCCTGTGTTTAGGTTACCACACTGCACCTGAGCTGTACAGAAATGACGCATTTGACTCAAGCGTCGATGCCTACTCGTTCGGTTTCATCCTCTATGAGGTCAGTAAATTTCTATTCCGGATACAGAAACAACAAGGACAATAAAAAATATTGTTTCGATGTTTTGGAACGTAGTGTTCCTACAGCCATTCATTCTTTGTGGTGTAAACATCAGATGGTTGAAGGATTAGTGAGAACACCAGAGGATTCAGGACACTCAATCCGGTTCGAGGGGGTGCGGCCATCACTGAAGGGAAAGCTCAAGGGCTATCCCCCAGACTTCAAAGCGTGAGTTCGAAAAAAGAGAGGACCCTTTCATGTCACCTCATGCGTGCCATATTCAGTTCAGTATCATGTGTTTCAGAAAATGCAGAGTTCCACAATGCATCTAAcagctcctcttcttcttccctgccCTGGGTCTCTGCAGGCTGATCGAGGAATGCTGGCACCCTCAGGCCATGGCTCGGCCGACGTTCTCGGAGATCATCATCCGGCTGGACAAGATCTACGCGCACTGCGCCAAGCAAGGGAGCTGGAAGGACTCGCTGAAGATTTGGTTGGTATCCCGGCGATTTAAGCGAATTAAGTACCGCTCAGTGAAGAGCAGAATTCACACTGAACTGTGAACAGTAATGTTCAGAAGAAAAAGATCATGCATTTCCTTGGAAACAAAAACACGCACACGATGAACTGAAAATTTGCTCTGCGTTGCCCTGTGTTTTACAGGAAATGACATGGCCTGCTCGCCTTCTTTGTGTACATATCGCTGCGAACGCGTCTCCTTCCGGGGGGGAGACTGAGTGCTGTTAAGGTGGAGGATCACGTGCCAtgttgattatttttttttggtacGAATTGTAACAGATTGTGAGTAAAATCGGTCAGAACGACACGTATACGCCCTTTTCTTTCAGTGCAGTGTGAAGCAGAATGCAAATGTTGTTGATATTCTCGTAGACATGAAGTAATGAGATACCatatttcgcaaaaaaaaaatagatatcaTGGAAATGTAGCTATCCTTTTACAGAAAAAATGAAGTCGTTAAAAGCACGGAAGAAGGATAGCCTGCACTAAGCGCTTTTCGGTGGGCCAAATCAGGGTGCGGCCTTGAAACAGGAAGGTGAAAATTTTGGCCTACCGGCCCATCTAGGTGGGCTGAAGGCCAGCCCAAAAATGCCACCCTCTGCCCAACTGTTGCTATGGCCCTCAAGCCGCGGCATCGAGGTCTCCGCCCTCAAGGCCTCAGCTCACCACTTCACCTCCACTGTGGACGCTCGTAGTTAGGTAGACAAGTTTGGTTGTTATCACCGTCAGAAGGTATTTGTAACTCTGTACCCCGAGTTGATGAATAAAGGTTGGtggtgtcaaaaaaaaaaaaaactcaccaCTTCACCAGGTCGGCGAACGGAGCACCGGCAGGCTGCGCTGTGGTTGCTCGGAAAATGAAGTAGCGTCACCACTTCCCACTTTACCGGGCACCCCAGCCGCTCGGCGACCGGCGTGACAGGTGAACGGAACAGCGACTGCAGCAGGAACACAGGGCATTTGTGTCCTGGCTCTTCCTCCTTCCTGGTCTCTGCGTTACGTCTGTCAGCGGTAATTGACAAGGCAGTTGCCAGTTGCCCTCTGAACTAGAAGTATCAAAAAGGTAAAATTTCGGATGTGATTGTTCCAGTTCTTGGCAGAGCAATCGTGGCTCTGAAACTTTTTAGCGTTGCGTAGCAAGAGCTCTCCGTTTGCCTCTGCACTTTCGGTCTTCTGAAACGCGACCTGCTGGCACCTACGCATCCGTCTTCTGAAAGCTTGTGTGTTTTGGCCTCCCGGCGAGCCGGCCTGGACGTGGACACCTCGCATCGTGGCAAACATCATGTCAAAAAGTGCTGCAGCGCTGTAGCAGCCCGTGTCATGGATGACACCGGCGCGGCGTGCGGCGCCAACAGCACAAGCGGAGGTCGGTACCCTCTTGCATGGAAGAAGACAAAAAGCACAGAGATCTCCAGAGCACCAAAAGGAAAGGTGAGGAATGAAAAATGAAGAACCAAAGCTCCGGTGACCAAACACTTCCGTAAGTATTCGGTATTCCGTTTAGACGTAGTGGTATTGCTCTGAAAAAACAAatattctctcttttttttccgaCCACTGAAGGAGCGTAGGGTTGGGGATAATGTGAAGCACTGTTTTGACTGGCTCCTGTAGCTGCAGATCCCAGGACAGGTCAATTCATCGGTTTCTGTTCACTTCATCCGCCGCTCCGGTGATGCAGAGAGCAATCCAGGTAGACCACACACCTTTCTTGTCCTGCTGGGCCAGGCTcgctctctctcacacacacactacAGGAGCTCGCTGGGCGCctgggcggcgccggcacctCGCCACGTGGCGCGCGGCTAGTGGCTGGGCGCCGCGTTCTTTCCACGTGAGGACACGAGAGTCGGCGGCAGCGTCCGGCTACTTGCCGATTCTGCTCCGGTGGCCGCCACTTCTCCGTGCCTGACTGCCTGGCTCTCGTCTCCcggtctcgcccgaccttgggTGGGGTTGGCCGCGGTGGGCACGCACCCTCGTGTTTCTCGCCCGATGACATGTGGGGCATGCCTTTGTGGGGAACACTTGTCAGGCGCATTGGCGTCAGCGACTGGCTTTAAAAACTTTCGAGCGCTGACGAGGACGCGATGGTGAAGCTCGTTTCCTTCTCGACCTCACTCTCTTTGCAGAGAGTCTCTGCAGTTTCCCACTCCAGAGCCCAGACTGATTTTGTTCAGGTGAGCACGCTGCTGCGATTTGTGAATACTGCTTTCTCTTTGATTCTTTCCTCTGCTTCCTCAATCGATTGGATTTCGATTCCTCTGATTCCTTGTTTGCCGGGATTTCGGTGAAGGTTTTCAGACTGAATTTTCTTTCGTCTCAAAGTCTGCAGTGCTGGAGCGCACTAAGACGTTCTTCAGTCCTTCAGAGAGACTCACAATCACAGTTTTTCTTTTAGGcttgggggaaaaaaaagacatgAAGAAAAATCATATGCTCGTAGATTTTCTGCTTTAAAGAACAGCACCATAATCAGTACACAGGAATACCAAGTATTTAGTGACGAATTGATTCGCCTCTACTTTTGCTTTCTGTCGCTTGTGGCAGTTATTTATTACTACTTGTTCTCTCTGAACCTGCCTTGACCAAACAATTACTCCTATTTGCAGTACAGTTTCCGTAAGCTATGTAATACTCCGTAGTAATTTTCAGCTAACATTTTTCCCCTTCCACAGTCAAATCAGGGGGCGCATACCTGATGGAATGCCTCGAGTTGGAttcttctgatttcttcttGGACGGCGATCCAATCGACAGCCCGTTGGAAATCCATCTTGAGTCCAATAGCTTGGCAAGCACCAAAGCTGTGCCGGATCATCGCCGGTATGCTCAGCTTCATTGCAGTAATGCCCCTGATCCACCTCCGCTACCCGGAACTTCTTATGGCGCGCGGAGAAGTTCTAGGAAGACAACGGCTTGCAGCCGTGTCCCTGGAGGGATCCTGGATTCCTGGGACAAGTTATTCTTAGAGGGATACCAGGCGGATCTCCGTGTTTCGACAGACGATGGCAGTGAAATTCTGTCACACTCTTGCGTTCTTGTGAGTACAGCTATCTGAATCTTTCATGTGATAGGGCCTCGCATCCCTGCAGGATAGCAGGCTCGCTGTTATGTAAGAGCTTCATGTTTTCCTCCTCTGCAGGGTGTCAAATCTCCTGTTCTGAGAGCTATGTTGGAAGACGCTGAGCTGACAAATGGTTTTCGGTGCATCCGAATTTCTGGCGCACCTTCTGGAGCAGTCCATGTGTTCATCAGATTTCTTTATTCTTCACGGTACGGGATCAAGTTATTCGTTTAGATAATTCACTGTACTCTGAAAATCAGCTTTTCGGGCCTTTCGGCCCAAACTGTTTTCAGCGACTGAAGCTGAAGATAGTGCAGAACTGCAGACTGTTTTCATCCTGAAGCGTGCTCCCTTTTTTCATTATGATCAGAAATTTTCAGTAAGATACAAACGTTGGGCTTATGTTGTTTGTCCGGTGAAGTTTTGAGCAGGAACAGATAAAGAAGCATGTTCTGCACTTGCTCGTACTCTCCCATGTTTTCTCGGTGCCATCTCTGAAGACGGTCTGCATCGACCAACTTGAGAGGAACTTCCTTGCTCCTGACAACGTGGTAGACATACTGCAACTTGCCGGATTGTGTGATGCACCTCGGCTCTCCCTCATCTGTACCCGTATGATCATCGGGGATTTCAAGACCATCTCTCTGACAGATGGGTGGAAAGTGATGAGACGGGTTAACCCAAACCTGGAACAGGAGCTGCTCGAGTCTCTTGTCGAAGCTGATACAGTGAGTTCTCTGCAACAATCATCACTCAGAagctttagaaaaaaaaaacccttagCCATTCAGAGTTTCAATCTGTTcagttcagagtttcagactgTTCATCTGCATGCAACCCTGTTTGAGTTTCCAAGGTTTTTTTATGACATGTTCTCTACCCAATGGTTTAGCTGCACATCTTTGATGTTCTGTTGCGTTGCATCTACTAATTCTCATTAATTAGTTGCGCATGCCTGCTCTCGGTGTCTGAACTTGCAGAGGCACAAATAATTCAGCACTTGAACATGTTTTCAGGGtttgaacctttttttttccctgataATCTGAATTGATGCAGAAAAGGCAGGAAAGAGCTAAAAAGATGGAGGAAAAGAAGGTCTATCTGCAACTGTACGAAGCAATGGAGGCTCTAATTCACATATGCCGAGAGGGATGCAGGACGATAGGTCCCCGAGACCAAGCGCTCAAGGGCAGCCGAGCAGGTGTGTGCAAGTTCCCTGCCTGCAAGGGCATCGAGCTGCTCGTGCGCCACTTCTCAGGTTGCAGCGTGCGGGTGCCTGGCGGCTGTGCGAACTGCAAGCGCATGTGGCAGCTCCTCGAGCTGCACTCTCGCATGTGTTTCTCTCCAGACACCTGCAAGGTTCCTCTCTGCAGGTGAGCACATCCCTTCGCTGTTCTGTCGAAGAAAAAGCTGAGTAGAGAATGTCCATGTCTTTCTTTACAAAAGAAAATATTGCCTGTTGTCATTGCTATTTTTAAAATTTCCAGGCATTTCAAGGAGAAGATGCAGCATCTGGGCAGGAAGGAAGAGACCAAATGGAACCTCTTGGTGTGCAAGGTGCTGGAGAGCAGAGGAGCCATGAGTTTTATCTCTGAAAGGAGAAAGTTCTCAGCCCTAAAGACTGCTGGTCCTGGGAGTCGCCACGTGGCTCCTTGCCTTGTGGGACCTATTTGAAACGTTGGCAAAGGTTTTGTGCAGAGGAGTTCAGTTTCAACAGGAACCAGACGAATGCGTTCGCTTTAGAAATTAGAATTTGAGAATGCGCATCAAAGCTGGTAATGGAACCAGACGAAATCGTCAGATCTGAAACATCAAAGTAACCCTGAAATCCTGAATGTCTAACAAGTAACAAGCAGTGTCACAACTTGATACGGCATGTAAACGTGACAATCTGAAAACTAGAGAAAACATTGAAGAGAGATGAAAACTAGAGAAGAACCGGTTCGAAGCAGCCGTGCTCATCCATTACACACAACAGCCAAGCACAGACGACTATGACGGCAGGCAGAGTTAGCAGCACGGCGACGGGGCTCGGGAAATCCTGGAGGATCAGCATCAGGACGAGCTCAGAAACCAGGACGAGAACGACGGTGGTGAAGAAGACCTGCAACAACAAAGGCAGAGGTGTCATGCATGCTCACCAAAAAGCATGTCCAACAGGGGGAGCAGCAGTCGTCCCCCGGAGCCGGCGAGGAGTTGTGGACGCGACGCCGTGCCggtgccggagccggagccggatgCGGCTCGCTGTGACGCGGATGACCGAGGGGCTCCTGCTGCCTCCCGTTGCCATCGCCGACGATGAGCGGGTAGCCCAGGGCCACCGCGTGGTCGCCTTCCTCCATGCCGCGGACCGCGGCGTCGTCCGGGGCCATatgcgcggggcgcggcggTTGCATGACGACGTACGGTGCGCGGTGGTGATGAACGCGGACGGAGCGAGCAATGTCGATCGATCTAGCATAAGGCGCTGCAGAGGAAACAGGCAGGCCACGGCGTCTGCAttatgtatttttttatttaaaataaattagttatgaGTTTTAGATTTAACCAAAACTTTttgaatttttagaaaatgcaaaaccaccaaTAGGATGGCCTTCGTCGTCCGATTTCGTAGTTGTGGGTTGAAAATCAAACTTTTacgatttttttttgtgaaaataGGACTTTTCCCATTATTGAATATCTATAGATGCCAACTTACTAGTGACTTACCGTGTGTTTGGTTACCGGGTCGAGGTGGGTTGGAATGGGTCGGACCCTCGTCGTCCCGTGTTTGGTTCAGAACGGAGTGGGTTGGATTCGACCCAGACGGGGAATATTCCCCTTTTGTCCGGGTCGAGTGCATACCGCCGATTTGGAGGGACCGCGCGGACCCAGTCCCACGCCGTCCGCTCCGTCGTCTCGCCTGCGCGCTGGCGCGGTCGCCGCTGGGCGACGAGCGGCGCTGGAAGGAGCCAGGACCGGGGACGAGTGGcgcggtggcgggcgcgggaaggtggtggcggagccgcctgctccatggccggcggcgcaggTCCTCCACCTCTGCGACGCCCCCATGGCCGCGGCCCCTCATGCCGGTGCGGGGAGGGAGATGaggccgctgccggcggcgggatctggggaggcggcggcggcggcgggatctggggaggcggtgttggatctggggaggtggcggtgcaGGGAGCTGGGCCGCTggggaggcaggggcggcgacGCAGGGAGCTGGGGAGGCACGGGGCGACGCGCGTGGAGCTGGGGAGGCAGGGGTGGCAGCGCAGTTGGGGGACGGCGACGCAGGGAGCAGGACGGGGGGGGGGGCCGGCGCGTCGGCGGCTGAGGACCGGCCGGGGAGGAGCCGtgcgggaggagaggaggaagagaggaggaagaagatgggagggagaggaagaaaaaaaacagaggctgacaggtgggtcccacggttgacaggtgggacccaccactaacggtgttaaaaggacatgcatccaaccctctcaacctctccaaccaaacaaaatactgggtcggctccaacccattCATCCAAACATAagatgggtcggctccaacccgcaaaagtgggtcggctcgaacccaacccacttcgtcccaaaaccaaacacatgcttattCATCATTAAAATTTTAGGTTATCTGGACATCCGAGATGTGTGTTGACCCAGATGAATAGAGAGAAGAATTAGAAATCCTATGAACTTGTCCAACATGCACTCGGAAGTGTAGAGACTGCATGTATGCATACAATTATTATTTTTCCTGTCAGTAGTTAATGGAACCTTTTGTTCTTCTAAAAAAGTTTTCACTTATTTTGAACATTATCATATGATAGAAATAACATGTATTTAGTAACAGAACATGAATATTATATGCGCTCATTTATAAAATTTCACATCCAACACAGTCATGATGTCTCATACTATCCTACATCATTTTCTTAGTTTAGCATGATCATCGTGGTGCTTCCATTAAGCTAAGTAAATTCGGTAGCCCTCCTCATCATTGGAGACATGACATCCATTGCAAATCACGGATCCTAGTTGTGAGTGTTAACCTGTTGGTGACCCCATATTGGTTGGTATGCAAAACAGGAAGTATAAAGCCAAAAATAACAAATCGTGTCTGAATTTGGAGTTAGGCTGTAAAACGGATCGATATCAAGGGATCATCCCTAAAGTTTAGAAACTGATTTATAAAGCAAATAAGGTGCCAGTAGGCTTCGTGGCTAGGCAAATTAGGCCAAGAATCCCCCAAGATCTTATACTTTGCAATGTAAAGACAGAAAAAACTGAATGTACAAACAAGAACACAACAGTTAATTGCAGAGCAGCAGAGCTAACCAGCAAATCTCCATAGCACGACTTATAAGTTACACCACTCCTTTAAGCTCTTCCTGTTCGGGGGTGGGTTGATCACAGGAAGATCCTTCCTCCTCTCGAAAAGACATTTCACGATGACTGTCAGCTTGAGCATGGAGCCGCGGCTGGCAGCATCGCTGGGTGAGCTACTGctgtgggcggtggcggcggagatcCGCCATGTAGCGAACTTGCTGCTCGGAAGCGGGCCACCGCTTTCTTGCTCGGCATCTTGCGAGCTGTGGCAACGGTCCTTGTCGGCGGTGGCAGAAGCGGGCGGGGGACTCGTACCCACGAACTTGCTGCTCGGAACCGGGCCACCGCTCTCTTGCTGggcatctccttggcaagcttgGGCAGACGCCTTCGTCGACGGTGGGGGTAGGAGTGGGGGTGACGGCGGGGCTTGTACGTGCAGCAGCAGGTAGGGGACTCGTACCCTCGAACTTGTTGCTTGGTCGACACCTCTTTGGCGAGCCTGGCAGTCGTCTTCGTCGACGGTGGAGGCGCGGACAGGGGCTTGTACACTGCAGCAGCGGTCGGGGGAGAAGTCGACGGCAGGGACTGGGAGGGGTCGATCCATGGTCTCCGATGGAGGAGGTCAAGAATGCAAAAAGAGCAGGTTGGCGAGAATTTTAGCCGACGGCTAGCCGGGCTCGGGCAGGGGATTGGGGAAGATTTGACTCGGTTCCCAGTGCTTGTGCTTTACGCTTTCAACAGTAACACTATGTCTGTCAACGAAATACGTTAGATGTCCAGGAAAACACAAATTCGAAGGCCGGAGGCGTAAAGCTGCGAAAACCGTTTTGCCGAGGGACAACAAAATCGTACCCCCTCCCCTTCTGCTCGACGGCTCCCGGTGTGCGCCTTCACCATGGAGACGCGCGGCAAGAGGCTCCTCCCCGTTCTCCTGGCCCTCGTCGCCGCGGCGGTCG
This window encodes:
- the LOC101754622 gene encoding serine/threonine-protein kinase STY8 isoform X1; its protein translation is MAANGMKVALHRQVSGGSMKHNAELRRQASLESPRTGRATSRFLFGRQSSMDPNRRRGRSQSPVGSSAEDLTVPENLDATMQLLFFACQGDAMGVEGLLRSGVDVNSINLDGRTALHIAACEGHRDVVRVLLNWKANIDARDRWGSTAVADAKFYGHSRVYDLLKAHGAKIPKNKRTPMMVSTPGEVPEYELNPGEVQFRRGHDVTPGMYHIAKWNGTKVSVKILDREGCSDQDAANSFRHELTVLEKVRHPNVVQFVGAVTQHIPMMIVSELHEEKDLTACIQKKGKLHGQKVLRYGLDIARGMAYLHQCKPDPIIHCDLKPKNIFLDSGGNLKIAGFGVTRMSKIGSDKMRLVHQEDLVDSFSYHTAPELYRNDAFDSSVDAYSFGFILYEMVEGLVRTPEDSGHSIRFEGVRPSLKGKLKGYPPDFKALIEECWHPQAMARPTFSEIIIRLDKIYAHCAKQGSWKDSLKIWLVSRRFKRIKYRSVKSRIHTEL
- the LOC101754622 gene encoding serine/threonine-protein kinase STY8 isoform X2, whose product is MAANGMKVALHRQVSGGSMKHNAELRRQASLESPRTGRATSRFLFGRQSSMDPNRRRGRSQSPVGSSAEDLTVPENLDATMQLLFFACQGDAMGVEGLLRSGVDVNSINLDGRTALHIAACEGHRDVVRVLLNWKANIDARDRWGSTAVADAKFYGHSRVYDLLKAHGAKIPKNKRTPMMVSTPGEVPEYELNPGEVQFRRGHDVTPGMYHIAKWNGTKVSVKILDREGCSDQDAANSFRHELTVLEKVRHPNVVQFVGAVTQHIPMMIVSELHEEKDLTACIQKKGKLHGQKVLRYGLDIARGMAYLHQCKPDPIIHCDLKPKNIFLDSGGNLKIAGFGVTRMSKIGSDKMRLVHQEDLVDSFSYHTAPELYRNDAFDSSVDAYSFGFILYEMVEGLVRTPEDSGHSIRFEGVRPSLKGKLKGYPPDFKALIEECWHPQAMARPTFSEIIIRLDKIYAHCAKQGSWKDSLKIWK
- the LOC101755977 gene encoding BTB/POZ and TAZ domain-containing protein 3, which gives rise to MECLELDSSDFFLDGDPIDSPLEIHLESNSLASTKAVPDHRRYAQLHCSNAPDPPPLPGTSYGARRSSRKTTACSRVPGGILDSWDKLFLEGYQADLRVSTDDGSEILSHSCVLGVKSPVLRAMLEDAELTNGFRCIRISGAPSGAVHVFIRFLYSSRFEQEQIKKHVLHLLVLSHVFSVPSLKTVCIDQLERNFLAPDNVVDILQLAGLCDAPRLSLICTRMIIGDFKTISLTDGWKVMRRVNPNLEQELLESLVEADTKRQERAKKMEEKKVYLQLYEAMEALIHICREGCRTIGPRDQALKGSRAGVCKFPACKGIELLVRHFSGCSVRVPGGCANCKRMWQLLELHSRMCFSPDTCKVPLCRHFKEKMQHLGRKEETKWNLLVCKVLESRGAMSFISERRKFSALKTAGPGSRHVAPCLVGPI
- the LOC101755302 gene encoding uncharacterized protein LOC101755302 isoform X1; its protein translation is MRGRGHGGVAEVEDLRRRPWSRRLRHHLPAPATAPLVPGPGSFQRRSSPSGDRASAQARRRSGRRGTGSARSLQIGGMHSTRTKGEYSPSGSNPTHSVLNQTRDDEGPTHSNPPRPGNQTHAPYARSIDIARSVRVHHHRAPYVVMQPPRPAHMAPDDAAVRGMEEGDHAVALGYPLIVGDGNGRQQEPLGHPRHSEPHPAPAPAPARRRVHNSSPAPGDDCCSPCWTCFLVSMHDTSAFVVAGLLHHRRSRPGF
- the LOC101755302 gene encoding uncharacterized protein LOC101755302 isoform X2, with the protein product MRGRGHGGVAEVEDLRRRPWSRRLRHHLPAPATAPLVPGPGSFQRRSSPSGDRASAQARRRSGRRGTGSARSLQIGGMHSTRTKGEYSPSGSNPTHSVLNQTRDDEGPTHSNPPRPGNQTHDAVACLFPLQRLMLDRSTLLAPSAFITTAHRTSSCNRRAPRIWPRTTPRSAAWRKATTRWPWATRSSSAMATGGSRSPSVIRVTASRIRLRLRHRHGVASTTPRRLRGTTAAPPVGHAFW